Genomic window (Kosakonia sp. BYX6):
GCCGCGCTCATCCCCATCAAGCCGACAATATTGAGCGCAAACAGCCAGCCAAAATGTTGCGGTTCCACACCGAAATAACCGATATAGACGAACGGCGAACCGGTCACAAAGGCGTAGGCCGACACATAGAAAAACGTCAGGCACAGGGTGTAGCGCATAAACGCGCGGTTACGCAGCAGGGTGGTGTAATTGCGAAATACGCCGGGCAGCGAGGCTTTGACGCGTTTCTCAGCGGGCAACGTTTCGGGCAGGGCGAACAGGGAAAAAAACATCAACCCGCCAATGACCACCAACAGCCAAAAAATCGCATGCCAGGTCGTAATCTTAATCATCTGCCCGCCCGCCAGCGGCCCGATGATCGGCGCTATCGCCATAATAATCGTCAGGGTGGAGAGCATTTGCGCGGCGCGGGTGCGGACAAACAGATCGCGAATCATCGCGCGCGCCAGCATTGGCCCGGTGCAGGCGCCAAACGCCTGGAAAACCCGCCAGAACACCATCTGGTGAATTTCGGTCGACAGCGCGCAACCGGCAGAACCAATGACAAACAACACCATGCCGATAAACAACGGCGTGCGGCGGCCAATCGCATCACTCACTGGCCCCCACACCAGTTGCGCCAGCGCAAAACCAATCAAAAAGCCGGTGATCGTCAGTTCAATATCACCTTGTAATTCCCGCGCCATCAATGGCATGGCGGGCAGGTAAATATCTGTCGACAGAGAGGTGAAGGCCATCAGCGCGCTGAGGATCGCGAGAAACAGCGGCCCGTGTAGCTTAGTAGACATAAGATCCTGATTAAGTAACGAAGGGGGGATCCGACAAAGCGGAACGTTATCTTAAACAGGGCGACACAAATGATAAGGTCATTAAATCACAATGACGCTATGAGCCAGATTCATAAGCGGCTTCGGCGTAAACGCTTACAGCGAGACGGCGTGGTACCGGCAATTGACCTGGCGGTGGATCTCTATAACGCCATCTGATTGCGCTACGCTATTACAGTTGGTGGCGTGTCGGCGCTGGCTCCCGCGCTCAGGACAGCCAGAGCGGCTACATTATGTGAGGCAGGCGACGAACTGTGATCGGGTGAGCACGTATGATGCCGGGCTGCAATATCGATAAAACCATGCTCGGGTTTGAGCAATGAGGGGGAAAGAATGGATTTCACAGGATTAAGCGCGTTTGCGCTAACGCCGCTTCTCGACGACCGCCTGGATGAGGCGGCCTATGTCAGGCTGATTGAAAACCTTCGCGTGGCTGGTGTGGATTCCATCGGTGCGTTGGGTTCGACGGGGTGCTACCCCTATTTCAGCCGTACCGAACGGGCCAATGCGCTGCGCCTGGCGACGGAACATTCCGGTGCGATTCCGGTGATTGCCGGGGTTGGCGCGTTGCGTACCCGCGATGTGCTGTGGCTGGCAGAAGATGCGCAAAAAGCGGGCGTCAGTGCCGTTCTGCTGGCGCCGGTTTCCTACCATGCGTTAACCGAAGATGAAGTGTTCGATCTGTTCGAGGCGGTGACCCGTGAACTGTCGGTGCCGCTCTGTGTGTATGACAACCCTGCCACCACGCACTTTTCCTTTAGCGATGGGCTGATTGCCCGCATCGCGCAACTACCGAATATTGGCTCGATCAAAATTCCCCCGGTTTCCGCTGAGCTTGCCCCGCAACGGGTGGCGAAACTGCGTGCTGAAATCCCGGCGCATATTCGCTTAGGCATCAGCGGCGATGCCAGCGCGGTCGACGGCCTGAGTGCCGGTTGCGCAATCTGGTATTCGGTGACCGGCGGATTGTTCCCGCAGGCGGCATTGGCCATTTCCCGCGCGGCGATGGCGGGCGATATGGCACTGGCGCGTGCGCATTCGGCTGCGCTGCAACCGCTGTGGGATCTTTTCAAACGTTATGGCGGCAGTTTGCGCGTTATCGCCACGGCGGCAGAGCTGCTGGGCGCAGTCGCAGAACCCTGTTTACCACCGCCAGTCCAGACGCTAAAAGGCGCCGCGCGCCGCGATGTGGCGGAAGTGATAGAGACGTTGCGGTTAGTGGTTTGATGTTTTCGCCGGATGGCGGCTGCGCCTTATTCGGCCTACAGGCATTTGTATATCCCATTGACATATCCCAATGCTGAATTAAGCTGTGTCAGTATGAAATTTCATCAATGGAGGATCGAATGGAAAAAACGACACTCTTCAAAAGTAACCGTAGCCAGGCCGTGCGTTTGCCAAAAGCGGTGGCGTTACCGGAAGACGTTAAACACGTTGATATTATTGTCGTAGGCCGTACGCGCATTATCACCCCCGCAGGCGAAGGCTGGGATAGCTGGTTTGAGGGTGAAAATGTATCACCAGATTTTATGGCTTCACGGGAACAGCCGGGAGAGCAAGACAGGGAAGAGTTTTGATGCTCAAATTTATGCTTGATACAAATATCTGTATTTTCACCATAAAAAACAAACCTGACATCGTACGGCAGGCCTTTAATCAACATAGTGGGCAGATGTGCATCAGTTCCGTCACATTGATGGAACTGATTTACGGTGCTGAAAAATCGGCCATACCTGAAAAAAATCTACGTGTAGTCGAAGGGTTTACAGCGCGTCTGGAGGTTCTGCCATACAGCATCGAAGCGGCGGTGCATACCGGGCAATTACGTGCTGAACTGGCAAAAGCAGGAACCCCCATTGGCCCGTATGATGCCATGATCGGGGCGCATGCCCGCTCGCTCGGGCTGATACTTATCACCAACAATACACGCGAGTTTGTGCGTATTCCTGGCCTGCGTTTGCAGGATTGGACGACGCATTAACCCATCATGTCCCCATCCGCTTCGCCACAAACCGTGAGATCGCCGGGCCGGTGATCAGCACCAGAATAAAACGCCCGGTCTGCATCGCCATCACAAATGAGATATCAACCTGGCTCGACGAGGCGATAATCGCCACCGTATCGGCCCCGCCGGGGCTGGTGGCGAGGTAAGCGGTGAGCGGATCGATACCGGCGTATTTGACCAGTAAAAAAGCGAAACTGCAGCACACCGCAACCAGCGTCAGTACTGAGAGCAATACGCGCGGCAACGCGCGGGCGGCGTGCATTACAATCTCACGCGTAAAACGCAGGCCGATGGTCCAACCGATCATCGCGTAAGAAAGTGCCAGCAACCACGGCGGCAACTCCAGCGTTAACAAACCGGTATCTTCAACGAGGATTCCCAGCGCTAAGGTGATGAGCATTGGCCCGGACGGCATTTTCACCCACTGTGCAATCAAATAACCTGCCGCAATGACCAGCAATGTTCCGGCGAATGATAACCCGCGTATTGGGCCAAAAAGTGTAAACGCTGCCACCGCGTGATCCGGGCTGTCCGCGCCCATCCAAATGCGCGTCACTAATACAGCAAGCAGCGCGACAATCATTACCCGCAGATATTGCATGAAAGCGACAAGACGAACATCCGCGCCAAAACTTTCGGCCATTATCGTCATTGCCGCCGCCGCACCTGGCGAAGAGCCCCAAATAGCGGTGGAACCGGGGAAGACCTGTAATTTCGCCATAATCCAGCCGAGGATTGCGCTGGCGAAAATCACCGAAACAATACAGAGAATAAATACCGGCCAGTCGGCGGCAATCCTGCCAAATATCGAGGGTGGAATAGCATGCGCAATCATTGCGCCGACCACTGCCTGCGCGGCTCTGAAACATTTTTTACTGATGATGACCGGGCGTTTGAAAATAGCGAGAACAATGCCGGAAAACATTGGGCCAAGCAGCAATGCGGCAGGAAGATGAACAAATTCCATCAATGCCACTAAAACCACCGACAGCGCAATAAGCTGTAACCAGTGACAAAATGTGGGCGTGAATCTCGCCATTAGCGGCACCCCCTTTGCGCCGCAGCAACGGCGCTAAAACCCAGAAATGACATAACGCTTCCCGCAAAATAAAGAGTTGAAAAGCCAGGCATCGCTATCGACTGTAAGCGTTAACTTTCCGACCTGCAAATTTTCCTGGTGCCAATGTAAAGCGCTCTGCAATAAATCTGAGAAAAAATGGGCGAAATCAATATTTTTTAATATGAAACTTAACGTGATGATTAATATCTTTTTATAGGAATTGAAATTTACCTTGGCATGAAAATTCCTAAACTATCTTCGATATCCTTGCCAGATACAAACCTGCTAGCTAATTTCTTATTACCTTCACTGTGACCGTGTTTGTTAGAGCACTAATCATATTATAACCAGTGCAATTAATTGATTTAATTGCGCCCTAATGCTTTTTTCTCATTTTTTACTTCACATACACCAGGCATGATTCAGGCATGATCTCGGGCTTATTTTTCTTGAAACGAACATCGAATCATTCTTTGGCGGTTAGCTATGGGCGGTAGCGTGCCTGTTTCTAAGCAGGGGTGTTTTTAATATCGCTCCGCTATAAATGAAAGAATGACTCGATGTCGGTTTTACCGGCATACGCTGCGCGCTGTTCATCTGCGCATGAGAATTGACTTAGAAGGAAAATAGATATGGCTACCACTCCAGAAGATATCGCAAGCTTGTATCCGATTCCCACTTATCGCTTTATCGTTGCGCTTGGCGATGACCAGGTTCCTTTCTCCAGTGCCTCCGGGCTGGATATTAATTACGACACCATTGAATACCGCGACGGTATTGGTAACTGGTTTAAAATGCCAGGGCAACGGCAATCCGTCACGATTACCCTTTCTCAGGGAATATTCCCCGGACAAAACGCGCTTTACGAATGGATTAATTCCATTCAATACAATCGTGTAGAGAAAAAAGATATTTTAATTAGCCTGACTAATGACGCCGGGACAGAAGTCTTAATTAGTTGGGGAGTGTCGAATGCCTTTCCGACGGCGCTGTCATCTCCTTCGTTTGATGCCACCAGTAATGAAGTTGCTGTTCAGCAACTTACGCTGATGGCTGACCGAGTGACCTTGCAGGCGGGCAGTTAACACAGGAGTTGACGTATGGCGACCACCACCAGTTATCCCGGTGTTTATCTTAGCGAAGAGGCGGTGTCCAACTTTGTCGTGTCGTCTGCGGCCACCGCCGTGCCAGCGTTTGCGTTTCGGAAATATGCATGGGAACCTTCACATGATGGGAACATTTTCGTTTTCAATAACTGGGCTGAATTTCTCAAAGGCCAACATGGGAATGAGGGAGAATTCACGTATGCTGTTTCCATAAAGCTATGGTTTATGAATGGCGGCGGTAAGTGTTATCTGTTCCAAAAAAGTTACCTGGATGAATTATTGAATAAGTACGATGACATTACCTTAGTCGTCGCTGCGGGCACTGAAACCGATATATTTAATCAGATCACCAATTTCTCAAATCGAAGTGGTTATCAGGTTTTTCATTTGCTCGACTCGGCAAATTCGAAAATTGGCCCGGCGGATACGCAAAGCACCATTATGACGAATTATCCCGTTCTGGCGAATGCGGCAGTTTTTTATCCCTGGGGAAAATCTCAATTAGGGAATGATATTCCGCCCAGCGCCATGGCCGCAGCGGCAATTGCGCAAGCTGACAGCACACTCGGTGTCTGGAAAGCGCCTGCTAATTTGATAATCAATGGTGTGGCTTCGCTGAAATATCCGGTCAGTGATGACTTGCAAGGACGATTTAATCAGGGTAAAGCGCTGAATATGTTTCGTGAATATCCAGGTTCTGGCGTTATTTTATGGGGTGCCAGAACACTGGAAGACAGTGATAATTGGCGGTACATCCCCGTGCGTCGCTTATTTAATATGATTGAAACGGATGTTCGTCGGTCGTTAAATAAAGTGGTATTTGAAACGAATAATCCACCTACCTGGCAGCGCGTTAAATCTGCATTAAATAATTATCTCTACAGTTTGTGGCAGCAAGGGGCTTTGGTGGGAAATAGCCCGCAAGAAGCCTGGTTCGTTGAAGTGGGTAAAGGCATCACGATGACTGAAGGGGATATTAATCAGGGTAAGCTTATTATCAACCTTGGTCTGGCAGCCGTGCGTCCCGCTGAATTTATCCTCCTGCAATTCTCCCAAGATATTGCTCAATAATTTACAGGAACAAAATTATGTCAATCGAAACCATTGTCCCCGGTGTGTATATCGAAGAAGATGCCACCCCCGCGCTCTCCGTCAGCCTGGGGGCGACCGCGGTGCCACTCTTTGTCGGCAATTTTACACCCCTCACCAGCAATAGCAGCATTTCGGGTAAGGTTGTTCGCATCGCCGGCTGGTTGGATTTTACACAACTCTTTACCGTCAATAGCTCCGGGTATTCCGGCTCGGTGAAATTCATCTCTACTCCCCCTGCCGCGAGTAGTACATCGGCTGAAGTACCCGCTGAGGGTTCGGGAACCGACACTGGCACAGAAACAGATGGTGCCTCTGCGACGTCAGCGGCGGCAGATGATGAGGATTCGGGCGCTTATACATACCGGATCGATGAACCTGAAATCACCTCGACAACCGCGACGCTGGCATTGCAACTCTACTTTCAGAATGGTGGCAACCCTTGCTATGTTTATGCCCTTGCAGACGCCACCGCCGGCGAGGATCTCGACGCTCTGCTTCCGGCGATGGAAGAAGTTGATGACATCACCTTACTGGTGGCGCTGGACGCGGATGGCACTTATCGTGAAGCGGTCTACGGTGCTGTCGCCAGCGCGCTGGGGCAAAGCAAAGGTTATTTTCTGATTGCCGACAGCGCAGACGGCGCAGTACCCGCTTCCGTGAAAGGAACGAGCCACGTAGGGGTTTATTACCCCTCGCTCAACGTGACACCGGGTAAACTCAGTGAAAGGGATGTCACCGTCACAGACTATCTTGACGCAAGCAACCCAACAAACTCGGTGATTAAGACCCTTGCGGATCTGCGTGTAGTAAATGCGGAGCAAGCAAATAAAGTGGTTGAAACGCTGACCCCCCTCATTCCGACAGTGATCAATGTCCCTCCCTCTGCGGCGATTGCCGGTATCTACTGCAAAACTGACCGCGAGCGCGGTGTGTGGAAAGCGCCGGCCAATGTGATTCTCAATGGTGTGTCGGACGTCAGCGTGCGCGTCTCCGATGATAAACAGGGGACGATGAACGAAGACGGGGTGAATGTTATCCGCTACTTCAGCGATCGCGGCGTGGTGGTTTGGGGTGCCCGTACCCAGCAGAACGACGATAACTGGCGCTATATCCCGGTGCGTCGGCTGTTTGATACCGCCGAGCGCGATATCAAAAAAGCGATGCGACCGGTGGTTTTCGAGCCGAACAGCGCCCCGACCTGGACACGCGTCTGGGCGGCCATCGACAGCTATTTGTATGGCATCTGGCAAAAAGGCGGTCTGGCGGGAAACAGCCCGGAAGAAGCCTATTTTGTGCGCATTGGTAAAGGGATAACCATGACCGAAGAAGATATCAACCAGGGCAAGATGATTGTTCAGGTTGGGATGGCTGCCGTGCGTCCTGCGGAATTCATCATTCTGCAATTTACACAAAATATGGCGCAGTAACGCGCTGGCTACTGCTCTATTTCCCGCACAAAAGGAGCCATTCTGATGGCAATGGTACTCCCGAGGGTATCGGTTGGCGGTACCCTTTTAACGGCCGAATCTTCTGATGATCCGGTGACAATACCGCTCTTTATCGGCTACACCGCGAAGGTGGAAAAAAGCGGGTTGCCTGTCAGCATCTCTTCACTCGCCGAAGCGAGCGCAGTCTGGGGTGATACCGGCACAATGGCCTGGTCTTTACGTCACTTCTTCGACAACGGAGGACGGCTTTGTTATGTCCTTTCGCTCGGCGACACGGCGCAGTGGAGCAGCGCCGCCGACAGATTAGACGCGCTGGTGGCGGCGTTACAGACACCGGAAGTGATGTCGGCGGTGATTGAAGATAACCATACCGGGTTGCTTCTGGCGCCTGAACTCAGTGAGTTGAACGACATCGAAACGGATACCGTCGATCTCTGGTATCAGGGATGGCAGGCGCTGCTGGAGCTGGCGGTGTATGAACGCCGTTTCGCGCTACTGGAGCTGCCCGAAGTCCCGGGAACCGCCGTTAAGCTGGCGCAGATGTCATTTTCCGCAGACTACTGCCGCAACGCTGCGGCATGGTGGCCGCGTCTTGAAACCAGCTATGCCGATGATCTCGACAGCACCATCAGCCATCGGTTGCTTTCAGCGTTGCCAGCGGTGGCGGCGGCGATTCAACGCAGCGCGAAAGCGTATGGCGTCTGGAAAGCGCCCGCCAATATCGCCCTGACCAAAACCATTCGCCCGACCAATGACGCGGCGTTGTCGCAGACCCTGTTTACCCAGACAGGCGTCTATGCGAACCCGATCTGTAGTTTTCCCGGTAAAGGCGTCTATTTATGGGGCTGCCGCACATTGCTGAACGATGCCGGCTCGCCCTGGCGCTTTATCCAGATTCGCTTGCTGGTCAACAGCATCGAAAACCGACTGAAATTTATTGCCCGTGCATTTGTGTTTGAACCGAATAATGCGCTGACGTGGATGAAGCTGAAAGGGCAAATCTGGTCCTGGCTGCGCCAGCAATGGCTCGCCGGCGCGTTTTACGGCACTCAGGAGGAAGACGCGTTCAGTGTCGCCGTTGGGCTGGATGAAACCATGACGGCGGACGATCTCAGCGCGGGGAAAATGATCGTCAACATTCAACTGGCGTTACTCGCCCCCGCTGAGTTTATCGATCTGACGATCACGCTGGATGCTCGCGCCAGCGCCACACAATTTGAGGAGAGCGCATGATGGAAAACCTACCGGCTGTCTCTCACCGATTTATGGTTAATTTCCTTTTTAACTACATTCCCAGCCCGCTGGATATCGCCTTTCAACGCGTCTCCGGCCTGGGGCGTGAACTGTCTGTCACCCAGCATCGTGAAGGGGGTGAAAACGCCCAAAATATCTGGCTGGCGGACAAGGTTGAACACGGTTCATTAGTGCTGGAGCGCGGCGTGATGATGCTTTCTCCGCTCACGCTGCAATTCGACCGCGTGTTACGTCGGGAAAGTACGGCCTGGGCCAACGTCGTCATTATGTTGCTGGATCACAACATGCTGTTGCCCGTGACGGTCTGGACCATCAGCAATGCGCTGCCGGTGAGTTGGCGTATGGGCGATCTGGATGCCAACAGTAACTCGATATTGATCAACACGCTTGAGCTTCGTTATCAGGATATGCGGGTACTGGGGACCAAACTATGACCATTGAAATCAATGAGCTCATTATCGAGGCGCACATCACCGACTCGCCGCCAGCCGACACCGGGCCGCGGTTTTCGCCGGTATCGGGCGCGTTAGACGAAGAGTATCTGATTGAAAAACTCAAACAGGAAATCGTTGAATACCTGATTGAACGGGAGTTGCTATGAGCTTACTCGACCGAAGCCTCGCAAAACTGACGATCTCCGCCTGGAAAGATCGCGAGGGGAAAATCCCCGCCGGGAAAATGCAGGTGATGTACAACCCGGAAAGTATCCAGCTCGATTATCAAACGCGCTACAGCACGGAGGAGACAATTAATAAATCCGTGCAGACTAATCGCTATGTGATTTCGGAGCCCTCCGGGCTTGGGTTGAACCTGTTATTCGATGCCGACTTACCGGGCAATAGCACCTCCATTGAAAGCCAAATGGAGATGCTGAAATTTCTCTGCGCGGTAGATGCCTCGACCGATACGCCCCATTTCCTGCAAATCACCTGGGGCAATATGCGTTGGGAAAATAAAGGGTATTTCGCCGGACGTGCCAGTGAATTATCGATTAATTACACC
Coding sequences:
- a CDS encoding phage tail sheath family protein, yielding MATTTSYPGVYLSEEAVSNFVVSSAATAVPAFAFRKYAWEPSHDGNIFVFNNWAEFLKGQHGNEGEFTYAVSIKLWFMNGGGKCYLFQKSYLDELLNKYDDITLVVAAGTETDIFNQITNFSNRSGYQVFHLLDSANSKIGPADTQSTIMTNYPVLANAAVFYPWGKSQLGNDIPPSAMAAAAIAQADSTLGVWKAPANLIINGVASLKYPVSDDLQGRFNQGKALNMFREYPGSGVILWGARTLEDSDNWRYIPVRRLFNMIETDVRRSLNKVVFETNNPPTWQRVKSALNNYLYSLWQQGALVGNSPQEAWFVEVGKGITMTEGDINQGKLIINLGLAAVRPAEFILLQFSQDIAQ
- a CDS encoding phage tail protein, encoding MENLPAVSHRFMVNFLFNYIPSPLDIAFQRVSGLGRELSVTQHREGGENAQNIWLADKVEHGSLVLERGVMMLSPLTLQFDRVLRRESTAWANVVIMLLDHNMLLPVTVWTISNALPVSWRMGDLDANSNSILINTLELRYQDMRVLGTKL
- a CDS encoding phage tail sheath family protein → MSIETIVPGVYIEEDATPALSVSLGATAVPLFVGNFTPLTSNSSISGKVVRIAGWLDFTQLFTVNSSGYSGSVKFISTPPAASSTSAEVPAEGSGTDTGTETDGASATSAAADDEDSGAYTYRIDEPEITSTTATLALQLYFQNGGNPCYVYALADATAGEDLDALLPAMEEVDDITLLVALDADGTYREAVYGAVASALGQSKGYFLIADSADGAVPASVKGTSHVGVYYPSLNVTPGKLSERDVTVTDYLDASNPTNSVIKTLADLRVVNAEQANKVVETLTPLIPTVINVPPSAAIAGIYCKTDRERGVWKAPANVILNGVSDVSVRVSDDKQGTMNEDGVNVIRYFSDRGVVVWGARTQQNDDNWRYIPVRRLFDTAERDIKKAMRPVVFEPNSAPTWTRVWAAIDSYLYGIWQKGGLAGNSPEEAYFVRIGKGITMTEEDINQGKMIVQVGMAAVRPAEFIILQFTQNMAQ
- a CDS encoding AbrB family transcriptional regulator, whose product is MARFTPTFCHWLQLIALSVVLVALMEFVHLPAALLLGPMFSGIVLAIFKRPVIISKKCFRAAQAVVGAMIAHAIPPSIFGRIAADWPVFILCIVSVIFASAILGWIMAKLQVFPGSTAIWGSSPGAAAAMTIMAESFGADVRLVAFMQYLRVMIVALLAVLVTRIWMGADSPDHAVAAFTLFGPIRGLSFAGTLLVIAAGYLIAQWVKMPSGPMLITLALGILVEDTGLLTLELPPWLLALSYAMIGWTIGLRFTREIVMHAARALPRVLLSVLTLVAVCCSFAFLLVKYAGIDPLTAYLATSPGGADTVAIIASSSQVDISFVMAMQTGRFILVLITGPAISRFVAKRMGT
- a CDS encoding dihydrodipicolinate synthase family protein; this encodes MDFTGLSAFALTPLLDDRLDEAAYVRLIENLRVAGVDSIGALGSTGCYPYFSRTERANALRLATEHSGAIPVIAGVGALRTRDVLWLAEDAQKAGVSAVLLAPVSYHALTEDEVFDLFEAVTRELSVPLCVYDNPATTHFSFSDGLIARIAQLPNIGSIKIPPVSAELAPQRVAKLRAEIPAHIRLGISGDASAVDGLSAGCAIWYSVTGGLFPQAALAISRAAMAGDMALARAHSAALQPLWDLFKRYGGSLRVIATAAELLGAVAEPCLPPPVQTLKGAARRDVAEVIETLRLVV
- a CDS encoding multidrug effflux MFS transporter, with product MSTKLHGPLFLAILSALMAFTSLSTDIYLPAMPLMARELQGDIELTITGFLIGFALAQLVWGPVSDAIGRRTPLFIGMVLFVIGSAGCALSTEIHQMVFWRVFQAFGACTGPMLARAMIRDLFVRTRAAQMLSTLTIIMAIAPIIGPLAGGQMIKITTWHAIFWLLVVIGGLMFFSLFALPETLPAEKRVKASLPGVFRNYTTLLRNRAFMRYTLCLTFFYVSAYAFVTGSPFVYIGYFGVEPQHFGWLFALNIVGLMGMSAANRRLVQRHPLDKLLKIAVALAAIAGVILAMLVKMHIGGMVAVMVTVFFFFSMNGIIAATSTAAALDTVPAFAGSASALIGSLQYGSGIISSLLLTWFRDGTPWTMAWIMALFAVASAVMAWRPIHEQSS
- a CDS encoding DUF5908 family protein, translated to MTIEINELIIEAHITDSPPADTGPRFSPVSGALDEEYLIEKLKQEIVEYLIERELL
- the vapC gene encoding type II toxin-antitoxin system tRNA(fMet)-specific endonuclease VapC, with protein sequence MLKFMLDTNICIFTIKNKPDIVRQAFNQHSGQMCISSVTLMELIYGAEKSAIPEKNLRVVEGFTARLEVLPYSIEAAVHTGQLRAELAKAGTPIGPYDAMIGAHARSLGLILITNNTREFVRIPGLRLQDWTTH
- the vapB gene encoding type II toxin-antitoxin system VapB family antitoxin, whose amino-acid sequence is MEKTTLFKSNRSQAVRLPKAVALPEDVKHVDIIVVGRTRIITPAGEGWDSWFEGENVSPDFMASREQPGEQDREEF
- a CDS encoding phage tail protein codes for the protein MATTPEDIASLYPIPTYRFIVALGDDQVPFSSASGLDINYDTIEYRDGIGNWFKMPGQRQSVTITLSQGIFPGQNALYEWINSIQYNRVEKKDILISLTNDAGTEVLISWGVSNAFPTALSSPSFDATSNEVAVQQLTLMADRVTLQAGS
- a CDS encoding phage tail sheath C-terminal domain-containing protein — its product is MAMVLPRVSVGGTLLTAESSDDPVTIPLFIGYTAKVEKSGLPVSISSLAEASAVWGDTGTMAWSLRHFFDNGGRLCYVLSLGDTAQWSSAADRLDALVAALQTPEVMSAVIEDNHTGLLLAPELSELNDIETDTVDLWYQGWQALLELAVYERRFALLELPEVPGTAVKLAQMSFSADYCRNAAAWWPRLETSYADDLDSTISHRLLSALPAVAAAIQRSAKAYGVWKAPANIALTKTIRPTNDAALSQTLFTQTGVYANPICSFPGKGVYLWGCRTLLNDAGSPWRFIQIRLLVNSIENRLKFIARAFVFEPNNALTWMKLKGQIWSWLRQQWLAGAFYGTQEEDAFSVAVGLDETMTADDLSAGKMIVNIQLALLAPAEFIDLTITLDARASATQFEESA